The Streptomyces sp. NBC_01275 genome has a segment encoding these proteins:
- a CDS encoding cupin domain-containing protein produces the protein MVRRVVTGLSASGKPVIVSDGEPPRTLQFTHTPGFARSLVWNTAAPAVPSADPTASLTSFVPAPGETVALTVTFPPAGVYADPSWDPAAAAAEQLQASPGLAELFEPDNPGMHTTPTVDYGVVLSGEIVLDLDGGETAVLRPGDLIVQNATRHAWRNNGTEPATAFFVLIGAGGTS, from the coding sequence ATGGTCCGTCGTGTCGTCACCGGTCTCAGCGCGAGCGGCAAGCCCGTGATCGTCAGCGACGGCGAGCCGCCGCGCACCCTGCAGTTCACCCACACCCCGGGTTTCGCCCGGTCCCTGGTGTGGAACACGGCCGCTCCCGCCGTCCCGTCGGCCGATCCGACGGCGTCCCTCACGTCCTTCGTGCCCGCTCCGGGAGAGACGGTCGCGCTGACCGTCACCTTCCCTCCGGCCGGCGTCTACGCCGACCCGAGCTGGGACCCCGCGGCCGCGGCCGCCGAGCAGCTTCAGGCCAGCCCCGGCCTCGCCGAGCTCTTCGAGCCCGACAACCCCGGCATGCACACCACGCCCACCGTCGACTACGGCGTCGTCCTGAGCGGCGAGATCGTGCTCGACCTCGACGGCGGCGAGACGGCGGTGCTGAGGCCCGGCGACCTGATCGTGCAGAACGCCACCCGGCACGCCTGGCGCAACAACGGCACCGAGCCCGCCACCGCGTTCTTCGTCCTGATCGGCGCCGGCGGCACATCATGA
- a CDS encoding 2Fe-2S iron-sulfur cluster-binding protein yields the protein MPIVIFELPDGTQRKVSAAPGTVLMQAAVSNGVEGIVAECGGNASCATCHVYVDDRHTARVGPPNDVEDEMLDFTAAERRPTSRLSCQIGLSDELDGLIVHVPEEQV from the coding sequence ATGCCCATCGTCATCTTCGAGTTGCCCGACGGGACCCAACGCAAGGTCAGCGCCGCGCCTGGGACCGTGCTCATGCAGGCGGCCGTGTCGAACGGCGTCGAGGGCATCGTCGCCGAGTGCGGAGGCAACGCCTCCTGCGCCACCTGCCATGTCTACGTCGACGACCGGCACACCGCACGGGTGGGTCCGCCCAACGACGTCGAGGACGAGATGCTGGACTTCACCGCCGCCGAACGCCGGCCCACCAGCCGGCTCAGCTGCCAGATCGGGCTCTCCGACGAGCTCGACGGACTGATCGTGCATGTGCCCGAGGAGCAGGTATGA
- a CDS encoding fumarylacetoacetate hydrolase family protein has product MKLANLAGRPVVVRGDRALDIAHASKGAIEPRLEVLCDLSLHDELRALAERAAEEDWKAFDPHDLGRVAKPYKAIGVALNYRAHAEESNLPVPDEPSVFAKFASSVVGPYDAIVVEPRYDKVDYEAELVVVIGRAGKNISEADAWSHVAGVTAGQDVSDRKEQWRKPINQFTLPKSYDTFSPIGPYLVTVDEFEDPDDIEVAGWVDDLEVQRGRTSDLIFSVPELVAWLSKRVTFEPGDLIFTGTPAGCGVRRTPRLYLTEGKVLRTEVTGVGTMVNPVVAG; this is encoded by the coding sequence ATGAAGCTCGCCAACCTCGCCGGCCGCCCCGTCGTCGTACGCGGGGACCGCGCCCTCGACATCGCGCACGCGAGCAAGGGAGCGATCGAGCCGCGCCTGGAGGTGCTCTGCGACCTCTCGCTCCACGACGAGCTGCGCGCCCTCGCCGAGCGCGCCGCCGAGGAGGACTGGAAGGCGTTCGATCCGCACGACCTGGGCCGCGTCGCCAAGCCGTACAAGGCCATCGGGGTGGCCCTGAACTACCGGGCGCACGCCGAGGAGTCCAACCTCCCCGTGCCGGACGAGCCGTCGGTGTTCGCCAAGTTCGCCTCGTCCGTGGTGGGACCGTACGACGCGATCGTCGTGGAGCCCCGGTACGACAAGGTCGACTACGAGGCGGAGCTCGTCGTGGTCATCGGCAGGGCCGGCAAGAACATCTCCGAGGCCGACGCCTGGTCCCACGTCGCGGGCGTCACCGCGGGTCAGGACGTCAGCGACCGCAAGGAGCAGTGGCGCAAGCCGATCAACCAGTTCACGCTGCCGAAGTCGTACGACACCTTCAGCCCGATCGGCCCCTACCTGGTGACGGTCGACGAGTTCGAGGACCCGGACGACATCGAGGTGGCCGGCTGGGTCGACGACCTCGAGGTGCAGCGGGGCCGTACCTCCGACCTCATCTTCAGCGTGCCGGAGCTGGTGGCCTGGCTGTCGAAGCGGGTGACGTTCGAGCCGGGCGACCTGATCTTCACGGGCACCCCCGCGGGCTGCGGCGTCCGCCGCACTCCGCGGCTCTACCTGACCGAGGGTAAGGTCCTGCGGACCGAGGTCACGGGCGTCGGCACTATGGTCAATCCGGTCGTCGCCGGCTGA
- a CDS encoding acyl-CoA dehydrogenase family protein, with protein MHAPHAGRPAEPFDLVELDTLLTPDERSVRDAVRTFCDRRVEPHIAEWFEAGAIEDIRGLTKELGELGLLGMHLEGYGCAGMSAVDYGLACLELEATDSGLRSLVSVQGSLAMFAIWAFGSEEQKEEWLPRLAAGTAIGCFGLTEPDSGSDPGSMRTAARRDGADWILDGRKMWITNGSVADVAVVWARTDDGIRGFVVPTDAPGFSANAIKHKMSLRASVTSELVLDSVRLPGTAVLPGVRGLKGPLSCLNEARYGIAWGAMGAARSAFRTALAYAGDRVQFDRPISSFQLTQAKLTDMALELAKGTLLAFHLGRIKDDRGLRPEQVSFGKLNNTRAALEICRTARTILGANGISLEYPVIRHANNLESILTYEGTVEMHTLMIGQSLTGQAAFR; from the coding sequence ATGCACGCACCGCACGCCGGACGCCCGGCCGAACCCTTCGACCTCGTCGAACTCGACACCCTGCTGACCCCGGACGAGCGTTCCGTGCGGGACGCCGTGCGCACCTTCTGCGACCGGCGCGTCGAACCGCACATCGCCGAGTGGTTCGAGGCGGGCGCGATCGAGGACATCCGCGGACTCACCAAGGAACTCGGCGAACTCGGCCTGCTGGGCATGCACCTGGAGGGCTACGGCTGTGCGGGGATGAGCGCGGTCGACTACGGGCTGGCCTGTCTCGAACTGGAGGCGACCGACTCGGGTCTGCGCTCCCTGGTCTCGGTCCAGGGCTCCCTGGCCATGTTCGCGATCTGGGCGTTCGGCTCCGAGGAGCAGAAGGAGGAGTGGCTGCCCCGGCTCGCGGCCGGCACCGCCATCGGCTGCTTCGGGCTCACCGAGCCCGACTCCGGCTCGGACCCCGGCAGCATGCGGACCGCCGCCCGTCGCGACGGAGCCGACTGGATTCTGGACGGGCGCAAGATGTGGATCACCAACGGGTCGGTGGCCGACGTGGCGGTGGTCTGGGCCCGTACCGACGACGGGATCCGCGGCTTCGTGGTGCCCACCGACGCCCCCGGCTTCTCGGCGAACGCGATCAAGCACAAGATGTCGCTGCGGGCGTCGGTGACGAGCGAGCTGGTCCTCGACTCCGTACGGCTGCCCGGCACGGCCGTCCTGCCCGGGGTGCGAGGGCTCAAGGGACCGCTGTCCTGCCTCAACGAGGCCCGGTACGGCATCGCCTGGGGCGCGATGGGCGCCGCCCGCTCGGCCTTCCGCACGGCGCTGGCCTACGCGGGCGACCGGGTCCAGTTCGACCGTCCGATCAGCTCGTTCCAGCTGACCCAGGCCAAGCTGACCGACATGGCCCTGGAACTGGCCAAGGGCACCCTGCTGGCCTTCCATCTCGGCCGGATCAAGGACGACCGGGGGCTGCGCCCCGAGCAGGTCAGCTTCGGCAAGCTCAACAACACCCGTGCCGCGCTGGAGATCTGCCGCACCGCCCGCACCATCCTGGGCGCGAACGGCATCTCCCTGGAGTACCCGGTCATCCGGCACGCCAACAACCTGGAGTCGATCCTCACCTACGAGGGCACCGTCGAGATGCACACCCTCATGATCGGCCAGTCCCTGACGGGCCAGGCGGCCTTCCGGTGA
- a CDS encoding alcohol dehydrogenase catalytic domain-containing protein, producing MSATMRAARMHHVGEPMRIEELPVPEPGRGDVRVAVHAVNIVPNLANILNMWTTWFPHSPLPTLPAIFGLDPAGVVAAVGEGVEGFAVGDRVYVNPGRSCGSCRSCRDNDSINCASYAFAGYFGFSPTALNLLDRYQGGLAEYMVAPAYSLVKLPDSLSFEAAARFGYLGTMYSALRKAGAGPGKTILINGISGTLGIGAALLAPALGLTHVYGTGRDKGLLDQVGKLADGRLRLHSLDDGPLDEWIREETDGYGADIYIDALGPGAPHETFRAGMRAMARGGIAVNIGAVAGDLPIDIHRMMDQQLRLIGSAWFTSGEGQALADLAGAGLLDLGPLEHQVFPLEQVNDAIGGIAERNGGFSNFIISPTATA from the coding sequence ATGAGTGCGACCATGCGAGCCGCGCGGATGCACCACGTCGGCGAGCCGATGAGGATCGAGGAACTCCCCGTTCCCGAGCCCGGCCGCGGCGACGTCCGCGTGGCCGTCCACGCCGTCAACATCGTTCCGAACCTCGCCAACATCCTGAACATGTGGACCACTTGGTTCCCGCACAGCCCCCTGCCCACCCTGCCGGCGATCTTCGGCCTCGACCCGGCCGGCGTCGTCGCGGCGGTCGGCGAGGGCGTCGAGGGCTTCGCGGTCGGCGACCGGGTGTACGTCAACCCGGGCCGCTCCTGCGGCTCCTGTCGCTCGTGCCGCGACAACGACTCGATCAACTGCGCCAGTTACGCCTTCGCCGGGTACTTCGGCTTCTCCCCGACCGCCCTGAACCTGCTCGACCGCTACCAGGGCGGCCTCGCCGAGTACATGGTGGCCCCGGCGTACAGCCTGGTGAAGCTGCCCGACTCGCTGTCCTTCGAGGCCGCCGCCCGCTTCGGCTACCTCGGCACGATGTACTCCGCCCTCCGCAAGGCCGGGGCGGGACCGGGCAAGACGATCCTGATCAACGGCATCAGCGGCACCCTGGGCATCGGCGCCGCGCTCCTCGCGCCCGCCCTCGGCCTGACCCATGTGTACGGCACCGGCCGGGACAAGGGTCTCCTGGACCAGGTCGGCAAGCTCGCCGACGGCCGGCTGCGGCTGCACTCCCTGGACGACGGCCCGCTCGACGAGTGGATCCGCGAGGAGACCGACGGCTACGGCGCCGACATCTACATCGACGCGCTCGGCCCCGGCGCCCCGCACGAGACCTTCCGGGCCGGGATGCGGGCGATGGCGCGCGGCGGCATCGCGGTCAACATCGGCGCCGTCGCCGGTGATCTGCCGATCGACATCCACCGGATGATGGACCAGCAGCTGCGTCTGATCGGCTCGGCCTGGTTCACCTCCGGCGAGGGCCAGGCCCTGGCCGACCTGGCGGGGGCGGGCCTGCTGGACCTGGGCCCGCTGGAGCACCAGGTGTTCCCGCTGGAACAGGTCAACGACGCCATCGGCGGGATCGCCGAACGCAACGGCGGCTTCAGCAACTTCATCATCAGCCCGACGGCCACCGCGTAG
- a CDS encoding class I adenylate-forming enzyme family protein — protein sequence MTATPASRDTWFGAHLVASAAEVGSRVALVFTDRSWTYAELDLAIRRTVARLDKFGVRRGDRVVMQGTARPEALITLFAVTRMGAVLVPVHPQVTGGELAVVCEETQPRAVVADDGFPASRPADGSCFRLAWDDLHPGDEPSAPAAEPDPPAGSDVAVIAFTSGTSGRPKGVALTHDNLRWSMVNGLDLLPVGPEDVALVSTPLAHVAVLGGLPQYTWARRGTVVLAPRFDPDLFVDLVRDHRVTCAFAVPAMAALLVRHPRFASGGLDSLRWILSGGSPAQTATRDRLRERGVAVVDSYGLTETSAGVTYSALDAATAAGRSVPHVELLVVDGTGAPAPVGTPGEIWVRGRSVASSYWSAAGSRPATDAEGWFHTGDRGRIDAQGLLEVVGRVKDTIITGGENIDPAEVENALADLPGVVEVAVSGTPDPIWGEIVTAFLVADVGEPTLDDVRGHLDGRLARHKWPRRLYVVPALPRGATGKLQRARLTTPLDG from the coding sequence ATGACGGCGACCCCCGCGTCGAGGGACACGTGGTTCGGCGCTCACCTCGTGGCGAGCGCGGCCGAGGTCGGCTCCCGGGTCGCCCTGGTCTTCACGGACCGGTCCTGGACCTATGCCGAGCTGGACCTGGCCATCCGGCGCACCGTCGCCCGCCTCGACAAGTTCGGGGTGCGCAGGGGCGATCGCGTCGTGATGCAGGGGACCGCCCGGCCGGAGGCCCTCATCACCCTGTTCGCGGTGACGAGGATGGGGGCCGTCCTCGTACCCGTCCATCCGCAGGTGACCGGCGGCGAGCTGGCGGTCGTCTGCGAGGAGACGCAGCCGCGGGCCGTGGTCGCGGACGACGGGTTCCCCGCGAGCCGGCCGGCCGACGGGTCCTGCTTCCGGCTGGCCTGGGACGACCTGCACCCCGGCGACGAGCCGTCCGCGCCCGCCGCCGAGCCCGACCCGCCGGCCGGCTCGGACGTCGCGGTCATCGCGTTCACCTCGGGCACCTCCGGGCGTCCCAAGGGCGTCGCGCTGACGCACGACAACCTGCGCTGGAGCATGGTCAACGGGCTGGACCTGCTGCCCGTCGGCCCGGAGGACGTCGCCCTCGTCTCCACACCGCTGGCCCACGTCGCCGTACTGGGCGGGCTGCCGCAGTACACCTGGGCGCGGCGCGGGACGGTGGTGCTGGCCCCGCGGTTCGACCCGGACCTGTTCGTCGACCTCGTCCGCGACCACCGGGTCACCTGCGCCTTCGCGGTGCCCGCCATGGCCGCCCTGCTGGTCCGCCATCCCCGCTTCGCGAGCGGCGGGCTGGACAGCCTGCGGTGGATCCTGTCCGGCGGCTCACCGGCCCAGACGGCGACCCGGGACCGGCTGCGCGAGCGGGGCGTCGCGGTGGTCGACTCCTACGGTCTGACGGAGACCAGCGCGGGAGTGACGTACTCGGCGCTCGACGCGGCCACCGCGGCCGGACGTTCCGTGCCGCATGTCGAGCTGCTGGTCGTGGACGGGACGGGGGCGCCCGCCCCGGTCGGCACGCCCGGCGAGATCTGGGTGCGCGGGCGGTCGGTGGCCTCCTCGTACTGGTCCGCCGCCGGCTCCCGGCCCGCCACGGACGCCGAGGGCTGGTTCCACACCGGGGACCGGGGCCGGATCGACGCGCAGGGCCTGCTCGAAGTCGTCGGGCGGGTCAAGGACACCATCATCACCGGCGGCGAGAACATCGACCCCGCCGAGGTCGAGAACGCGCTGGCCGACCTGCCGGGCGTCGTCGAGGTCGCGGTGTCCGGGACGCCGGACCCGATCTGGGGCGAGATCGTCACCGCCTTCCTCGTGGCCGACGTCGGCGAACCTACCCTGGACGACGTCCGCGGCCACCTCGACGGACGGCTCGCCCGGCACAAATGGCCCCGGCGTCTGTACGTCGTGCCCGCCCTGCCCCGCGGGGCGACCGGAAAACTCCAGCGCGCGCGGCTGACGACGCCGCTCGACGGCTGA
- a CDS encoding carboxymuconolactone decarboxylase family protein, producing the protein MPEKARVRPVDEADLQEKTLASLAPYRDQDGRVYTIWATLAHHEDALRRYLVFSNHVLGKNTLPLASRELMILRIAARAGAAYEWDQHIRIARRAGLSDETILAAATGAWDGLDELDQVLLAATDSLVERQGVDDELWSRLAAHLGVEQIIDVLYTVGQYLTIATVINTLGVQVEGELALDLPRTGPDADQKPDAHQKEVHA; encoded by the coding sequence GTGCCCGAGAAAGCCCGCGTACGGCCCGTCGACGAGGCCGACCTGCAGGAGAAGACGCTGGCGTCCCTGGCGCCCTACCGCGACCAGGACGGCCGCGTCTACACGATCTGGGCCACCCTGGCCCACCACGAGGACGCGCTGCGCCGCTATCTCGTCTTCAGCAACCACGTGCTGGGGAAGAACACCCTGCCCCTGGCGTCCCGGGAACTGATGATCCTGCGGATCGCCGCCCGTGCCGGGGCTGCCTACGAGTGGGACCAGCACATCAGGATCGCCCGCCGCGCCGGACTGTCCGACGAGACGATCCTCGCCGCCGCGACCGGCGCGTGGGACGGGCTCGACGAGCTCGACCAGGTCCTGCTCGCCGCCACCGACTCGCTCGTCGAGCGCCAGGGCGTCGACGACGAGCTGTGGAGCCGGCTGGCGGCGCACCTGGGCGTCGAGCAGATCATCGACGTCCTCTACACCGTCGGCCAGTACCTGACCATCGCCACCGTCATCAACACGCTCGGCGTCCAGGTGGAGGGCGAGCTCGCGCTCGACCTCCCCCGCACCGGGCCCGACGCCGACCAGAAGCCCGACGCCCACCAGAAGGAAGTGCACGCATGA
- a CDS encoding cytochrome P450: protein MSVPTTAAPGAPVVDLDLADLRHDPYPAYAELRRTAPLAWVPSVGRHLLTRYDDIVHAEKLPEVFSSREEGSLLLRTVGPNLLREDDPEHRRLRAAAEPPTRPRQVRDQWAGAFERTAHELLDRIAGRGEADLIADFAEPLAAANLALVLGLRNAGADDVAAWSRAMMDGNSNYADDPDLWLRAESATRAIEEAVAEAAAIVRREPDGSVISSMVHAAEPVSLAEIQNNVKVIIGGGVNEPRDVFGVGAWALLRRPDVLDRVLGDPGSWKRVFEETARWVSPIGMYPRQLTRDHEIAGVTLPAGSRVALVIASGNRDESVFERPDEFDVDRPHRPHLAFGGGPHFCMGAWVARHEVSALAWPLVFGRLKGLRPADSPQDRLEGWVFRGLTSLNVTWHTA, encoded by the coding sequence ATGAGCGTCCCGACGACGGCGGCCCCCGGCGCCCCGGTGGTCGACCTCGACCTCGCCGACCTGCGCCACGACCCCTACCCGGCCTACGCCGAGCTGCGCCGCACCGCGCCCCTTGCCTGGGTCCCGTCGGTCGGCCGGCATCTGCTCACCCGCTACGACGACATCGTCCACGCCGAGAAGCTGCCCGAGGTGTTCAGCTCGCGGGAGGAGGGCTCGCTGCTGCTGCGCACCGTCGGCCCGAACCTGCTCCGCGAGGACGATCCGGAGCACCGGCGGCTGCGGGCCGCCGCGGAGCCGCCCACCCGCCCCCGCCAGGTCCGCGACCAGTGGGCCGGAGCCTTCGAGCGCACCGCGCACGAGCTGCTCGACCGGATCGCGGGGCGCGGCGAGGCCGACCTCATCGCCGACTTCGCCGAGCCGCTGGCGGCGGCCAACCTGGCCCTGGTCCTCGGTCTGCGCAACGCCGGCGCGGACGACGTCGCCGCCTGGTCGCGGGCCATGATGGACGGCAACAGCAACTACGCCGACGACCCCGACCTGTGGCTGCGCGCCGAGAGCGCGACCCGGGCCATCGAGGAGGCCGTGGCGGAGGCGGCCGCGATCGTCCGGCGCGAGCCCGACGGATCGGTGATCTCCTCCATGGTCCACGCGGCCGAGCCGGTGTCCCTCGCCGAGATCCAGAACAACGTCAAGGTCATCATCGGCGGAGGCGTCAACGAGCCGCGCGACGTCTTCGGCGTGGGCGCCTGGGCGCTGCTGCGCCGCCCGGACGTGCTGGACCGGGTGCTGGGCGATCCGGGGAGCTGGAAGCGGGTGTTCGAGGAGACCGCCCGCTGGGTCTCGCCGATCGGCATGTATCCGCGTCAGCTCACCCGGGACCACGAGATCGCCGGCGTGACCCTGCCGGCCGGGAGCCGCGTCGCGCTCGTGATCGCGTCGGGCAACCGGGACGAGTCGGTGTTCGAGCGGCCCGACGAGTTCGACGTCGACCGCCCCCACCGACCGCATCTCGCCTTCGGCGGCGGCCCGCACTTCTGCATGGGCGCATGGGTCGCGCGCCATGAGGTCAGCGCCCTGGCCTGGCCCCTCGTCTTCGGCCGCCTCAAGGGACTGCGCCCGGCCGACAGCCCACAGGACCGCCTGGAGGGCTGGGTGTTCCGGGGCCTCACCTCGCTGAACGTCACCTGGCACACCGCCTGA
- a CDS encoding MarR family winged helix-turn-helix transcriptional regulator — MTDTVREPGTTSASRTREFSELLRHHHRELGTTDPRDLDAIEMVTDLTRLEARLTKDFEKHVHRPLGLTWAGFRILNALWAYGGLAQQDIGRVSGSTRASISSALTTLEKSGLVTRRRVETDRRQLIVDLTPEGRETLRRAIEAQTDRERAWTAILRDDQLGELVHLLRTLVNQETPDAPDAPNALNAPDAPVTD, encoded by the coding sequence GTGACCGACACCGTGCGCGAGCCGGGGACCACGAGCGCGAGCCGGACCCGGGAGTTCTCGGAGCTGCTGCGCCACCACCATCGTGAGCTGGGCACGACCGACCCCCGGGACCTCGACGCGATCGAGATGGTCACCGACCTCACCCGTCTCGAAGCCCGCCTGACCAAGGACTTCGAGAAGCACGTCCACCGGCCGCTCGGCCTGACCTGGGCGGGCTTTCGCATCCTCAACGCCCTGTGGGCCTACGGCGGGCTCGCCCAGCAGGACATCGGGCGGGTCTCCGGCTCCACGCGCGCCAGCATCTCGAGCGCGCTGACGACCCTGGAGAAGAGCGGTCTCGTCACCCGCCGCCGCGTCGAGACCGACCGGCGACAGCTGATCGTCGACCTCACCCCGGAGGGCCGCGAGACGCTACGGCGTGCCATCGAGGCCCAGACCGATCGCGAACGGGCCTGGACGGCGATCCTGCGCGACGACCAACTCGGTGAGCTGGTGCATCTGCTGCGTACGCTGGTCAACCAGGAAACCCCGGACGCCCCAGACGCCCCGAACGCCCTGAACGCTCCGGACGCCCCGGTCACGGACTGA
- a CDS encoding NAD(P)/FAD-dependent oxidoreductase: MTSTRTDPSTNPSTSAAGVVVVGGGQAGFSVVSALRSAGYDGPVTVFADEPHLPYQRPPLSKKAHTDRDGVRVDLVPESFYRERDIGLRLGDAVTAIDTAARTATTGQGLRVPYDHLVLATGARNRPLPVPGAELAGVHGLRSLDDALAIGRALTTARDVVVVGGGFIGLELARVAVAGGARVTVVELADRLLSRAVSPQLQEHLRERHERSGVRILTGTAVHAIEGTDRVRQVVTDRGPLPADLVVYGVGAAPRDELARAAGLAVDDGVIVDEQLRSITDPRVCAVGDCARHPHPHAEGLVRLESVQNAADQGALVGRRIAGSPSPYASLPWFWSDQGDVKLQIAGLRANTDEVRVAPGDSPERLAAYAFRDDRLVAVETLNWPAEHLAARRLLERRTPVSAADLAGSTLGALARARRAAEVRT; encoded by the coding sequence ATGACGAGCACACGCACGGACCCCAGCACGAACCCGAGCACGAGCGCGGCGGGTGTGGTCGTCGTCGGCGGCGGACAGGCCGGGTTCAGCGTCGTCTCGGCGCTGCGCTCGGCCGGGTACGACGGCCCGGTCACCGTCTTCGCCGACGAGCCGCACCTCCCCTACCAGCGGCCGCCGCTGTCCAAGAAGGCCCACACCGACCGGGACGGCGTCCGCGTCGACCTGGTGCCGGAGTCCTTCTACCGCGAGCGGGACATCGGCCTGCGGCTCGGCGACGCCGTGACCGCGATCGACACCGCCGCCCGCACCGCGACCACCGGCCAGGGCCTGCGCGTCCCCTACGACCATCTCGTCCTGGCGACCGGCGCGCGCAACCGCCCGCTGCCCGTCCCCGGCGCCGAACTGGCCGGCGTGCACGGGCTGCGCTCCCTCGACGACGCCCTCGCGATCGGCCGGGCGCTGACGACCGCCCGGGACGTGGTCGTCGTCGGCGGCGGATTCATCGGGCTGGAGCTGGCCCGGGTCGCCGTGGCCGGCGGGGCCCGCGTCACGGTGGTCGAACTGGCTGACCGGCTGCTGAGCCGGGCCGTCTCGCCCCAGCTGCAGGAGCACCTGCGGGAGCGACACGAGCGCAGCGGCGTCCGCATCCTCACCGGGACGGCCGTCCACGCGATCGAGGGCACGGACCGCGTGCGGCAGGTCGTCACGGACCGGGGCCCGCTCCCCGCCGACCTCGTCGTCTACGGCGTCGGCGCCGCCCCCCGGGACGAGCTGGCGCGGGCCGCCGGTCTGGCCGTGGACGACGGCGTGATCGTGGACGAACAGCTGCGGTCGATCACCGACCCGCGTGTCTGCGCCGTCGGCGACTGCGCCCGCCATCCCCATCCCCACGCGGAAGGGCTGGTCCGGCTGGAGTCCGTGCAGAACGCCGCCGACCAGGGGGCGCTGGTGGGCCGCCGGATCGCCGGCTCCCCGAGTCCGTACGCGAGCCTGCCGTGGTTCTGGAGCGACCAGGGCGACGTCAAACTGCAGATCGCCGGCCTGCGCGCGAACACCGACGAGGTACGCGTGGCGCCGGGCGACTCCCCGGAGCGACTGGCCGCGTACGCCTTCCGCGACGACCGGCTGGTGGCCGTGGAGACGCTGAACTGGCCCGCGGAACACCTGGCCGCCCGTCGGCTGCTGGAACGCCGGACGCCGGTCTCGGCGGCGGACCTCGCCGGGTCCACCCTCGGCGCCCTCGCCCGCGCCAGACGCGCCGCGGAGGTACGGACATGA
- a CDS encoding 3-hydroxybutyryl-CoA dehydrogenase: MSGTPSAADIRRVGVIGCGLMGAGIAEVCCRSGLDVVVHEVTEDAARAGLSRITASLDRGVRRSKLTGAERDAALARLRVSTDLGDLADRDAVVEAATEDETVKVALFATLDRIVVREDAVLASNTSSLPIMKLAMATARPHQVIGVHFFNPVPVLGLVEIVPSLLTSPQTQSRAEDFVTVALGKRVIRSQDRAGFVVNALLVPYLLSAIRMLESGFASAADIETGMVLGCAHPLGPLSLADLIGLDTLTAIAEAMYTEFKDPLHAAPPLLLRMVEAGLLGRKSGRGFHDYAPAA; the protein is encoded by the coding sequence GTGAGCGGAACGCCCTCGGCGGCCGACATCCGCAGGGTCGGCGTCATCGGGTGCGGGCTGATGGGCGCGGGCATCGCCGAGGTCTGCTGCCGGTCCGGCCTGGACGTGGTGGTCCACGAGGTGACCGAGGACGCGGCCAGGGCGGGCCTGTCCCGGATCACCGCCTCGCTGGACCGCGGCGTACGGCGCTCCAAGCTGACCGGCGCGGAACGCGATGCCGCGCTCGCCCGGCTGCGGGTCAGCACCGACCTCGGGGACCTCGCGGACCGGGACGCGGTCGTGGAGGCGGCGACGGAGGACGAGACGGTCAAGGTCGCGCTGTTCGCCACGCTGGACCGGATCGTCGTGCGGGAGGACGCCGTCCTCGCGTCGAACACCTCCTCGCTGCCCATCATGAAACTGGCCATGGCCACCGCACGGCCGCATCAGGTGATCGGGGTGCACTTCTTCAACCCGGTCCCGGTGCTCGGGCTCGTCGAGATCGTGCCGTCCCTGCTGACGAGCCCTCAGACCCAGTCCCGCGCGGAGGACTTCGTCACCGTGGCCCTGGGCAAGCGGGTGATCCGTTCACAGGACCGGGCCGGCTTCGTGGTGAACGCGCTGCTGGTGCCGTATCTGCTCTCCGCGATCCGGATGCTGGAGTCCGGTTTCGCCTCCGCGGCGGACATCGAAACCGGCATGGTCCTCGGCTGCGCCCACCCTCTGGGCCCCCTGAGCCTGGCCGACCTGATCGGCCTCGACACGCTCACCGCGATCGCCGAGGCGATGTACACGGAGTTCAAGGACCCGCTGCACGCCGCGCCGCCGCTGCTGCTGCGCATGGTCGAGGCCGGGCTGCTCGGCCGTAAGTCGGGCCGCGGCTTCCACGACTACGCGCCCGCGGCCTGA